The Microbacterium paraoxydans genome includes a window with the following:
- a CDS encoding TraR/DksA family transcriptional regulator: MDLRALLQERRAEAEARVAATATTLAELMHDREGSNDDDEHDPEGVTLSSEWSRLSGLAEAAQEELRQVDEALMRMDAGTYGICAHCGRPIPPERLEVRPFAEYCVACAEKLGR, translated from the coding sequence ATGGATCTGCGAGCGCTGTTGCAAGAGCGCCGCGCCGAGGCCGAAGCCCGCGTCGCGGCGACGGCGACTACGCTCGCGGAGCTCATGCACGACCGCGAGGGCTCGAACGACGATGACGAGCACGACCCGGAGGGGGTGACGCTCTCGTCGGAGTGGTCCCGACTGTCGGGGCTGGCCGAGGCGGCGCAGGAGGAGCTCCGCCAGGTGGACGAGGCGCTGATGCGGATGGACGCCGGGACCTACGGCATCTGCGCGCACTGCGGGCGACCCATCCCGCCGGAGCGCCTGGAGGTGCGGCCGTTCGCGGAGTACTGCGTCGCCTGCGCCGAGAAGCTCGGTCGCTGA
- a CDS encoding TetR/AcrR family transcriptional regulator, which produces MVNEHRSGPVRSTAAREAILDATARLFHNQGYDRLTIEGIAKEAKVGKQTIYRWWPSRGALIGECLAEGRLIPVDFVVPDTGDLSADVETWLRSVLSILEKPQGGVLLRSLVAAATEDASVGAHLGESLGVEKYLSERLRGGIRDGQLPEDAPVEQLGRAILGAIIVESLGREAHDPGSVVALTRYLFAR; this is translated from the coding sequence ATGGTGAACGAGCATCGCAGTGGCCCTGTGCGCAGCACTGCGGCCCGCGAGGCGATCCTCGATGCGACGGCCCGGCTCTTCCACAATCAGGGGTATGACCGGCTCACGATCGAGGGCATCGCCAAGGAGGCCAAGGTCGGCAAGCAGACCATCTACCGCTGGTGGCCGTCGCGCGGCGCGCTCATCGGGGAGTGCCTGGCCGAGGGACGCCTCATCCCCGTGGACTTCGTCGTGCCCGACACCGGAGACCTCTCCGCCGACGTGGAGACCTGGCTGCGGAGCGTCCTGTCGATCCTCGAGAAGCCCCAGGGCGGTGTGCTGCTGCGGTCTCTCGTGGCCGCGGCCACGGAGGATGCCTCGGTCGGTGCGCACCTCGGCGAGAGCCTCGGGGTGGAGAAGTACCTGTCGGAGCGTCTCCGCGGCGGCATCCGCGACGGTCAGCTGCCGGAGGACGCCCCGGTCGAGCAGCTCGGTCGCGCCATCCTCGGGGCCATCATCGTGGAGTCTCTCGGCCGCGAGGCCCACGATCCGGGTTCCGTCGTCGCCCTGACCCGCTACCTCTTCGCTCGCTGA
- a CDS encoding GntR family transcriptional regulator — protein sequence MSAFPNTQPLFRSLAAQLRARIAAGEWTPGDRLPPETALAGAHAVGVNTVRRALALLAAEGLVVRRQGAGTYVAARARRRIGVIVPSLDYYFPAVVAGVAEVAAAAGATLRVTSSAYDDAVEIRRIREAIADGCDGLLLTPTLHRADPSARLDLLRGLPVPVVLMERLPTGAPPDDTLSAVCTDVVAGGYAAVRHLAAAGRRRIGFLGRRDTATSAAAWRGFQRGIDDLGLTDVADGTERRSSWDTPAVAAYARRVRELALDAVVCLGDREAIALLPHLHGVGLSVPEDVALVSHDDEEAAHAPVPLTAVSPPKREIGRLAASTLLARLDGGGRPAPVRMLLQPEVRRRSSSRARSTLSARSMQPLASLPTPS from the coding sequence GTGAGCGCTTTTCCGAACACCCAGCCGCTGTTCCGGAGTCTCGCCGCACAGCTTCGCGCGCGGATCGCGGCAGGCGAGTGGACGCCCGGCGACCGCCTGCCCCCGGAGACCGCGCTGGCCGGCGCGCACGCGGTCGGCGTCAACACCGTGCGCCGTGCGCTGGCCCTGCTCGCCGCCGAGGGACTGGTCGTGCGACGCCAGGGCGCGGGCACCTACGTGGCCGCGCGGGCGCGACGGCGGATCGGAGTGATCGTGCCGTCGCTCGACTACTACTTCCCCGCCGTGGTGGCGGGCGTCGCCGAGGTGGCGGCGGCCGCCGGGGCCACCCTGCGCGTCACCTCCAGCGCGTACGACGACGCGGTCGAGATCCGCCGCATCCGAGAGGCCATCGCTGACGGCTGCGACGGCCTTCTCCTCACCCCCACCCTGCATCGAGCCGACCCGTCCGCCCGCCTCGACCTGCTGCGCGGCCTCCCCGTGCCCGTCGTGCTGATGGAGCGACTGCCGACCGGCGCTCCGCCGGACGACACCCTCTCGGCCGTCTGCACCGACGTCGTGGCCGGCGGCTATGCGGCAGTCCGACACCTCGCGGCCGCGGGACGGCGGCGGATCGGGTTCCTCGGCCGACGCGACACCGCCACTTCGGCGGCCGCCTGGCGCGGCTTCCAGCGCGGGATAGACGACCTCGGCCTCACCGACGTCGCCGACGGGACGGAGCGGCGCTCGTCGTGGGACACCCCGGCCGTCGCGGCTTACGCACGGCGCGTGCGGGAGCTCGCCCTGGACGCCGTCGTGTGCCTGGGCGACCGGGAGGCGATCGCGCTGCTCCCGCATCTCCACGGTGTCGGGCTGTCGGTGCCCGAGGACGTCGCGCTCGTCTCCCACGACGACGAAGAGGCCGCGCACGCGCCGGTGCCCCTGACCGCGGTCTCCCCGCCGAAGCGGGAGATCGGTCGCCTCGCTGCCTCGACCCTGCTGGCGAGACTGGACGGCGGCGGCCGCCCGGCACCGGTGCGGATGCTGCTGCAGCCGGAGGTGCGCCGGCGTTCGTCAAGTCGGGCCCGATCCACCCTCTCCGCCCGTTCCATGCAACCGCTTGCATCCCTGCCGACCCCATCCTAG
- the purL gene encoding phosphoribosylformylglycinamidine synthase subunit PurL: MTTAPAPSPQHVPDSVENAIATPEKEQPYGALGLKDDEYARIKEILGRRPTSGELAMYSVMWSEHCSYKSSKNYLRRFGQKVSDEMKERLMVGMGQNAGVVDVGEGWAVTFKAESHNHPSFIEPFQGAATGVGGIVRDIISMGARPVAVMDALRFGAIDHPDTARVVHGVTSGISFYGNCLGLPNIGGETVFDSVYQANPLVNALAVGVLRHEDLKLANATGVGNKVVLFGARTGGDGIGGASILASDTFADGGPTKRPAVQVGDPFAEKVLIECCLELYRGELVEAIQDLGAAGISCATSELAANGNSGMHVSLDNVLLRDPTLTAEEILMSESQERMMAIVAPEKLDAFLAVVNKWEVETSVLGEVTGDGRLIIDWQGERIVDVDPSTVAVDGPVYDRPVAYPTWIDALQADAAENLPRANDAETLREQFLALVASPNLADTSWITNQYDYYVLGNTALSFPDDAGMIRVDEESGLGFSVATDANGRYCQLDPYAGAQLALAEAYRNVAVTGAVPTAITDCLNFGSPENPEVMWQFGQTVDGLADGCYELGTPVTGGNVSFYNQTGDVPIHPTPLVGVLGIIDDVSRRIPSGWQDEGQNIYLLGTTSTELSGSAWAEVVHQHLGGRPPKVDLAGEKRLAGLLAAARDEWLISSAHDLSEGGLAQALAEGVMRFGVGARVWLNEIIERDGVDAATALFSESTGRVIVTVPREDDVKFRGLCEGRGYPVARIGVTDSEPQLEVQDVFTVSAAELRERSQATLPSYFGPTVTEPVA, encoded by the coding sequence GTGACCACCGCCCCTGCACCTTCCCCCCAGCACGTCCCCGACTCCGTCGAGAACGCGATCGCGACGCCCGAGAAGGAGCAGCCGTACGGCGCCCTCGGGCTCAAGGACGACGAGTACGCGCGCATCAAGGAGATCCTCGGCCGCCGCCCCACCTCGGGCGAGCTGGCGATGTACTCGGTGATGTGGTCGGAGCACTGCTCCTACAAGTCGAGCAAGAACTACCTGCGCCGCTTCGGCCAGAAGGTCTCCGACGAGATGAAGGAACGCCTGATGGTCGGCATGGGCCAGAACGCGGGCGTCGTCGACGTCGGCGAGGGCTGGGCCGTGACCTTCAAGGCCGAGTCGCACAACCACCCGTCGTTCATCGAGCCCTTCCAGGGTGCGGCGACCGGTGTCGGCGGCATCGTCCGCGACATCATCTCGATGGGCGCCCGCCCCGTCGCCGTGATGGACGCCCTGCGCTTCGGTGCGATCGACCACCCGGACACCGCCCGCGTCGTGCACGGCGTGACCAGCGGCATCAGCTTCTACGGCAACTGCCTCGGCCTTCCGAACATCGGCGGCGAGACGGTTTTCGATTCCGTCTATCAGGCCAACCCGCTCGTGAACGCGCTCGCGGTGGGAGTGCTGCGCCACGAAGACCTCAAGCTCGCGAACGCCACCGGCGTCGGCAACAAGGTCGTCCTGTTCGGTGCCCGCACCGGCGGCGACGGCATCGGCGGCGCGAGCATCCTGGCCTCCGACACGTTCGCCGACGGCGGCCCGACCAAGCGCCCCGCGGTGCAGGTGGGCGACCCGTTCGCCGAGAAGGTGCTCATCGAGTGCTGTCTGGAGCTCTACCGCGGCGAACTCGTCGAGGCGATCCAGGACCTCGGCGCCGCCGGCATCTCCTGCGCGACCAGCGAGCTCGCGGCCAACGGCAACAGCGGCATGCACGTCTCGCTCGACAACGTGCTGCTGCGCGACCCCACACTCACGGCCGAGGAGATCCTCATGTCGGAGTCGCAGGAGCGCATGATGGCCATCGTCGCCCCCGAGAAGCTCGACGCCTTCCTGGCCGTCGTGAACAAGTGGGAGGTCGAGACCTCCGTGCTCGGCGAGGTCACCGGCGATGGACGCCTCATCATCGACTGGCAGGGCGAGCGCATCGTCGATGTCGACCCCTCGACCGTCGCGGTCGACGGTCCCGTCTACGACCGCCCGGTCGCCTACCCTACGTGGATCGACGCGCTGCAGGCCGACGCCGCCGAGAACCTGCCGCGCGCGAACGACGCGGAGACGCTGCGCGAGCAGTTCCTCGCCCTCGTCGCCTCCCCGAACCTCGCGGACACGAGCTGGATCACGAACCAGTACGACTACTACGTGCTCGGTAACACGGCCCTGAGCTTCCCCGACGACGCCGGCATGATCCGCGTGGACGAGGAGTCCGGCCTGGGCTTCTCCGTCGCCACCGACGCCAACGGCCGCTACTGCCAGCTTGATCCGTACGCCGGCGCGCAGCTCGCGCTCGCCGAGGCGTATCGCAACGTCGCCGTCACCGGTGCCGTGCCAACGGCCATCACCGACTGCCTCAACTTCGGCTCTCCCGAGAACCCCGAGGTCATGTGGCAGTTCGGGCAGACCGTCGACGGCCTCGCAGACGGCTGCTACGAGCTGGGCACCCCCGTCACCGGCGGCAACGTCTCGTTCTACAACCAGACCGGCGACGTGCCGATCCACCCGACCCCGCTCGTCGGCGTGCTGGGCATCATCGACGACGTCTCCCGCCGCATCCCGTCCGGCTGGCAGGACGAGGGGCAGAACATCTACCTGCTCGGCACCACGTCGACCGAGCTCTCCGGCTCCGCGTGGGCCGAGGTCGTGCACCAGCATCTCGGCGGCCGCCCGCCGAAGGTCGACCTCGCGGGCGAGAAGCGCCTCGCCGGACTGCTCGCCGCGGCCCGTGACGAGTGGCTCATCTCCTCGGCGCACGACCTTTCCGAAGGCGGTCTCGCGCAGGCCCTGGCCGAGGGCGTCATGCGCTTCGGCGTCGGCGCCCGGGTCTGGCTCAACGAGATCATCGAGCGCGATGGCGTGGACGCCGCGACCGCCCTGTTCTCCGAGTCGACCGGCCGCGTGATCGTGACCGTTCCCCGCGAGGACGACGTGAAGTTCCGCGGGCTCTGCGAGGGCCGCGGCTACCCGGTCGCCCGCATCGGCGTCACGGACAGCGAGCCGCAGCTCGAGGTGCAGGACGTCTTCACCGTCTCGGCCGCCGAGCTCCGCGAGCGCTCGCAGGCCACGCTGCCGTCGTACTTCGGCCCGACCGTCACGGAGCCGGTGGCCTGA
- a CDS encoding carbohydrate ABC transporter permease — translation MSADTMPRTTDLPAVVPPRSRRSLGTRNDARRRGWNGVAIAAAFLLVFPIYWMVNTALSDNDDLFSRTPRFFPFPLTFDSFAGILADSGFWSALGMSAGVTVVVVVVAVLFGFFAAVAVSRFRFKGGGLIILLVLIVQMIPTEALFISQFRMLDGWNLLNTVGGLSLLYIGTVVPFTVWLLRGFIHGIPAELEEAAMVDGCSRFGAFVRVTLPLLGPGIVTASVFSFLQAWNEYTLALVVMTKPGNATLPLWLQTFSSELSATDWAGIMAGATLISIPVVILFLFVQGRLGAGMMAGAVKG, via the coding sequence ATGAGCGCCGACACCATGCCCCGCACGACCGACCTCCCGGCCGTCGTGCCCCCGCGCTCCCGGCGCAGCCTCGGCACCCGCAACGACGCCCGGCGTCGCGGCTGGAACGGGGTGGCCATCGCGGCCGCGTTCCTCCTCGTGTTCCCGATCTACTGGATGGTGAACACGGCGCTCTCCGACAACGACGACCTCTTCTCGCGCACGCCGCGGTTCTTCCCGTTCCCGCTGACCTTCGACAGCTTCGCCGGCATCCTCGCCGACAGCGGCTTCTGGTCGGCGCTCGGCATGAGCGCGGGCGTGACCGTGGTCGTCGTGGTCGTCGCGGTGCTCTTCGGGTTCTTCGCGGCCGTCGCCGTCAGCCGGTTCCGGTTCAAGGGCGGCGGCCTCATCATCCTTCTGGTCCTCATCGTGCAGATGATCCCGACCGAGGCCCTGTTCATCTCCCAGTTCCGCATGCTGGACGGCTGGAACCTGCTGAACACCGTCGGAGGACTCTCGCTGCTCTACATCGGCACGGTCGTGCCGTTCACGGTGTGGCTGCTGCGCGGCTTCATCCACGGCATCCCCGCGGAGCTCGAGGAGGCCGCGATGGTCGACGGCTGCAGCCGGTTCGGGGCGTTCGTGCGCGTCACCCTCCCTCTGCTCGGCCCGGGTATCGTGACGGCCTCGGTGTTCTCGTTCCTCCAGGCGTGGAATGAGTACACGCTCGCCCTCGTGGTCATGACCAAGCCAGGCAACGCCACGCTGCCCCTCTGGCTGCAGACTTTCAGCAGCGAGTTGTCGGCCACCGACTGGGCGGGGATCATGGCGGGCGCCACGCTCATCTCGATCCCCGTCGTGATCCTGTTCCTCTTCGTCCAGGGCCGGCTCGGCGCCGGCATGATGGCCGGAGCAGTGAAGGGCTGA
- a CDS encoding mannitol dehydrogenase family protein, with translation MPRPTRRAPRAPVRIVHLGLGAFHRAHQAWFTAHADPGREWGIAAFTGRSPDQAALLARQDDVYTLLTRGADGDGIETVESIVAAYEGADTDALRDLLGRPEVSIVTLTVTEKGYRLAADGRLDRDDPDVRADLALLAAALGPDAAPVTPGALKTMPGRLLWGLDARRGAVPDAPLALVPCDNLDANGAALERALIDAATAVSPQLAAWIGQRIDIVSTAVDRITPRVTPADVAAFQARTGVDDDALVITEPFHSWILTDTFRGARPRWEDAGALFVADIAPFERRKLWMLNGAHSLLAYDGLIRGRETVAEAIADPSGAAGVRALWDLAEALLPDADLDLPGYRAALTARFANPAIAHRLRQIAADGSVKLRARAVDPLRLALARGVSGAAAIRLIDAWIRFVVAEVRAGRPLDDVAADELARRAAVADPPHALLELLAPDLAAADVRLSPVRP, from the coding sequence GTGCCCCGCCCGACCCGTCGTGCGCCCCGCGCCCCCGTCCGCATCGTCCACCTCGGCCTCGGGGCCTTCCATCGGGCGCACCAGGCCTGGTTCACCGCGCACGCCGACCCCGGGAGGGAGTGGGGCATCGCCGCCTTCACCGGCCGCTCCCCGGACCAGGCGGCCCTGCTCGCCCGGCAGGACGACGTCTACACGCTCCTCACCCGCGGCGCCGACGGCGACGGGATCGAGACCGTCGAGAGCATCGTCGCGGCGTACGAAGGTGCCGACACCGATGCGCTGCGCGACCTCCTGGGTCGCCCCGAGGTGTCGATCGTCACGCTCACGGTGACAGAGAAGGGCTATCGGCTCGCCGCCGACGGCCGCCTCGACCGTGACGACCCCGATGTCCGGGCCGACCTCGCTCTGCTGGCGGCGGCGCTCGGACCGGACGCCGCGCCTGTGACCCCCGGTGCGCTGAAGACGATGCCCGGACGGCTGCTCTGGGGACTGGACGCCCGCCGTGGTGCGGTGCCCGACGCCCCGCTCGCCCTCGTCCCCTGCGACAACCTCGACGCGAACGGCGCGGCGCTGGAGCGGGCGCTCATCGACGCCGCGACCGCTGTCTCCCCTCAGCTCGCCGCGTGGATCGGGCAGCGGATCGACATCGTGAGCACCGCGGTGGACCGCATCACGCCCCGTGTGACCCCCGCCGACGTCGCGGCGTTCCAGGCGCGGACCGGGGTCGACGACGACGCCCTGGTGATCACCGAGCCGTTCCACAGCTGGATCCTCACCGACACCTTCCGCGGCGCGCGTCCGCGCTGGGAGGACGCGGGAGCCCTGTTCGTCGCGGACATCGCGCCGTTCGAGAGACGCAAGCTGTGGATGCTGAACGGCGCCCACTCCCTGCTCGCATACGACGGGCTGATCCGCGGCCGGGAGACGGTGGCGGAGGCGATCGCCGATCCCTCCGGCGCGGCCGGGGTGCGGGCGCTGTGGGACCTCGCCGAGGCCCTCCTCCCCGACGCCGATCTCGACCTCCCCGGTTACCGTGCCGCGCTGACCGCCCGCTTCGCCAACCCGGCGATCGCGCACCGGCTCCGCCAGATCGCCGCCGACGGCAGCGTTAAGCTGCGCGCCCGCGCGGTGGACCCCCTCCGGCTGGCCCTGGCGCGGGGCGTCTCCGGCGCGGCCGCCATCCGGCTCATCGATGCGTGGATCCGCTTCGTCGTCGCGGAGGTCCGCGCGGGCCGTCCGCTCGACGACGTCGCCGCGGACGAGCTGGCCCGCCGGGCCGCGGTCGCCGACCCGCCGCACGCCCTCCTCGAGCTGCTCGCACCAGACCTCGCAGCCGCGGACGTCCGGCTCTCGCCCGTCCGCCCGTAG
- a CDS encoding Ig-like domain-containing protein, producing MRRTRWLSALVAATLLAGGAVASSGAASAQTVTTALAITSPTDGAVVSGSTLTVEGSFANAAELVLVVGAQELVPIPTSGTSGTWSVDLDIADVDGRLDLAVRGRDLTTLYTTWSDFLAVEVDNPAASRPVVTIASPVEGAYAGSSLDVEVAVQSDRALTTVEVRVDGGAWQAATAQSGGLYATSFPVGPARFASIEARAVDVSGHTGESTTTYVALGGATPEAPVVYDQDRAMWIWERASYEAVFDTDARDRLGAVMDDTTTFGSDPIRTIYLGVDKYGSTDMLRESRSEVAAFVQWARGRGYHVQATVAGGTRPPYLGALEQFEHFAVDEFEKVLDYNLAVPESARFDGINVDIEPYILSAWKEPGNGGLPVRWLEVLDTLIERRDASGLPVLVGPAIPRWLDSSACCTSITWNGQTKALSDHIQDMTDYIAIMDYRDTADGSAGIIAQAQHEIDYANQIGKPNSVVVGIETKDLSGTGDPETVTFWEEGRTYLEGELDKTYAAFQDDASFGGIAMHHYDDLLMLPSAWDDTPPVYYPVPGAGPGGPALP from the coding sequence ATGAGACGCACACGCTGGCTGTCGGCGCTGGTCGCCGCCACCCTTCTCGCCGGCGGGGCGGTCGCCTCGAGCGGCGCCGCCTCCGCCCAGACGGTCACGACCGCCCTCGCCATCACCTCGCCGACCGACGGTGCCGTCGTCAGCGGCTCGACCCTCACCGTCGAGGGTAGCTTCGCCAATGCCGCGGAGCTCGTGCTCGTCGTCGGGGCGCAGGAACTGGTGCCCATCCCGACCAGCGGCACCTCCGGCACCTGGAGCGTCGATCTCGACATCGCGGACGTCGACGGACGGCTCGATCTCGCCGTCCGCGGCCGCGACCTCACGACGCTGTACACGACGTGGTCGGACTTCCTCGCCGTGGAGGTCGACAACCCCGCCGCCTCGCGTCCCGTCGTCACCATCGCCTCTCCTGTCGAAGGGGCGTACGCGGGCTCGAGCCTGGACGTCGAGGTCGCGGTGCAGTCGGATCGTGCACTGACGACGGTCGAGGTGCGGGTCGACGGCGGTGCCTGGCAGGCCGCCACCGCGCAGTCCGGCGGGCTGTACGCGACGTCATTCCCCGTTGGGCCCGCGCGGTTCGCGAGCATCGAGGCGCGGGCCGTCGACGTGTCCGGGCACACGGGGGAGTCGACGACCACCTACGTGGCCCTCGGCGGGGCGACCCCGGAGGCCCCGGTCGTCTACGACCAGGACCGCGCGATGTGGATCTGGGAGCGCGCCTCGTACGAAGCCGTCTTCGACACCGACGCCCGGGACCGTCTCGGCGCCGTCATGGACGACACGACGACCTTCGGCTCCGACCCCATCCGCACGATCTACCTCGGCGTCGACAAGTACGGCAGCACCGACATGCTGCGGGAGTCGCGGTCCGAGGTGGCGGCGTTCGTCCAGTGGGCGCGCGGCCGCGGCTACCACGTGCAGGCCACCGTCGCCGGTGGCACGCGTCCGCCCTATCTCGGCGCGCTGGAGCAGTTCGAGCACTTCGCCGTCGACGAGTTCGAGAAAGTCCTCGACTACAACCTCGCCGTGCCGGAGTCGGCCCGCTTCGACGGCATCAACGTCGATATCGAGCCGTACATCCTGTCCGCGTGGAAGGAGCCCGGCAACGGCGGCCTGCCTGTCCGCTGGCTCGAGGTGCTCGACACGCTCATCGAACGTCGGGACGCCTCGGGGCTCCCGGTGCTCGTGGGGCCGGCCATCCCGCGGTGGCTCGACTCGTCGGCCTGCTGCACGTCCATCACCTGGAACGGGCAGACGAAGGCCCTGAGCGATCACATCCAGGACATGACCGACTACATCGCGATCATGGACTATCGGGACACCGCGGACGGCAGTGCCGGGATCATCGCGCAGGCGCAGCACGAGATCGACTACGCGAACCAGATCGGCAAGCCGAACTCGGTCGTCGTCGGCATCGAGACGAAGGACCTCTCGGGCACCGGTGACCCGGAGACGGTGACGTTCTGGGAGGAGGGGCGCACCTACCTCGAGGGCGAGCTCGACAAGACCTACGCCGCGTTCCAGGATGACGCCTCCTTCGGTGGCATCGCCATGCACCACTACGACGATCTGCTGATGCTGCCATCGGCCTGGGACGACACCCCGCCGGTCTACTACCCGGTGCCCGGCGCCGGCCCGGGAGGCCCCGCCCTGCCCTGA
- a CDS encoding MMPL family transporter translates to MASLLFRLGSFAARRAWTVIVSWVLILGLGVGAFLTFGGTLSNSFDIPGTASGEVTDQLADKLPDTAGGTGTVVYRTDDGEPFTDEQKQAISDLAASAGDLDGVASVVDPFDAQRLQDEQAKELTDGQAQLDDGRAQLDAGQAQLDDGRAQLEAGITQLEGARAQAEAAGAPAQQTAALDAQLAQLNAQLAQLDAQQDTIDENRAELADSAEQLDLGTTLLDLADGIGVVSEDGSTAIVNVSFVDPRLELAEETKQSTIAHFQDEEIDGVTVDFGTDIAQGVPEIFGVGEAIGLAFAAVVLIVMLGSLIGAALPIVTAVVGVGVGVTASLAFSGVVDMASVTPVLGVMLGLAVGIDYSLFIVNRHRKQLLAGSPVRESIGLATGTSGTAVVFAGTTVIVALLALNVTGVPFLGLMGTVGAVCVAVAVLVAVTLAPAILGLVGTRLLGRKARATIGQEHVAGKPVRRMSTLRAVVTALVSVVALLVIAIPAMSMRLGLPDGSSEPADSTSYRAFSTVDEQFGEGANGPLLVTATLDDAVSDDDLLATQVTVAEKIAEQDDVVAVAPVATSDDNTLLAFQVLPAEGPNSASTEKLVQDLRGLPEIDGGITLGVAGQAATNIDISEALASVLPLYLVVVVGLSLLIMIVVFRSLLVPLIATGGFVLSLFATYGLIVAVFQWGWGADLIGLHSTGPILSFLPVILVGILFGLAMDYQLFLASGMREAYVHGASARDAVAQGFRAGRSVVIAAALIMVSVFGGFVFSESTIIRSIGFGLAFGVLLDAFVVRMLLMPALMHLLGRSAWWLPKWLDRIIPNVDMEGAALERDHPSVHTDSVPTVEPPRTRRG, encoded by the coding sequence GTGGCTTCACTGCTGTTCCGTCTGGGTTCTTTCGCTGCGCGCAGGGCGTGGACGGTGATCGTCTCCTGGGTGCTCATCCTCGGGCTCGGCGTCGGCGCCTTCCTCACCTTCGGCGGCACGCTGAGCAACAGCTTCGACATCCCCGGCACCGCCTCCGGCGAGGTCACCGATCAGCTCGCCGACAAGCTGCCGGACACCGCCGGGGGCACCGGGACGGTGGTCTACCGGACGGACGACGGGGAGCCCTTCACCGACGAGCAGAAGCAGGCGATCTCCGACCTCGCCGCGAGCGCGGGAGACCTCGACGGCGTCGCCTCCGTCGTCGACCCGTTCGACGCCCAGCGGCTGCAGGACGAGCAGGCGAAGGAGCTGACGGACGGCCAGGCCCAGCTCGACGACGGCCGCGCCCAGCTCGACGCCGGCCAGGCCCAGCTCGACGACGGCCGGGCACAGCTCGAGGCCGGGATCACCCAGCTCGAAGGGGCGCGCGCGCAGGCCGAGGCCGCCGGCGCGCCAGCCCAGCAGACCGCCGCGCTCGACGCGCAGCTCGCGCAGCTGAACGCCCAGCTCGCGCAGCTCGACGCGCAGCAGGACACCATCGACGAGAACCGCGCGGAGCTCGCCGACAGCGCGGAGCAGCTGGACCTCGGCACGACCCTGCTGGACCTCGCGGACGGCATCGGCGTCGTCTCGGAGGACGGCTCCACGGCCATCGTCAACGTCTCCTTCGTCGATCCGCGCCTGGAGCTCGCCGAAGAGACCAAGCAGAGCACCATCGCCCACTTCCAGGACGAGGAGATCGACGGCGTCACGGTCGACTTCGGCACCGACATCGCCCAGGGCGTGCCCGAGATCTTCGGCGTCGGCGAGGCCATCGGTCTCGCGTTCGCCGCGGTCGTGCTCATCGTGATGCTCGGTTCGCTGATCGGTGCGGCCCTGCCCATCGTCACGGCCGTGGTCGGCGTCGGCGTGGGCGTCACGGCGTCGCTCGCGTTCTCCGGCGTCGTCGACATGGCCTCGGTGACTCCCGTCCTCGGCGTGATGCTGGGGCTCGCGGTCGGCATCGACTACTCCCTCTTCATCGTGAACCGGCACCGCAAGCAGCTGCTGGCCGGGTCGCCCGTGCGCGAGTCCATCGGTCTGGCCACGGGTACCTCCGGGACCGCGGTGGTGTTCGCGGGGACCACGGTCATCGTCGCGCTCCTCGCCCTCAACGTGACGGGCGTGCCGTTCCTCGGCCTCATGGGCACGGTGGGAGCGGTGTGCGTCGCCGTCGCCGTGCTCGTCGCCGTGACTCTCGCCCCGGCGATCCTCGGCCTCGTCGGCACCCGTCTGCTCGGCCGCAAGGCGCGGGCGACCATCGGCCAGGAGCACGTGGCCGGGAAGCCCGTGCGGCGGATGTCGACGCTGCGCGCCGTCGTCACCGCGCTCGTCAGCGTCGTCGCGCTGCTCGTGATCGCGATCCCCGCGATGTCGATGCGCCTCGGCCTCCCCGACGGGTCGAGCGAACCGGCCGACTCCACCAGCTACCGCGCGTTCTCGACCGTCGACGAGCAGTTCGGCGAGGGCGCGAACGGGCCGCTCCTGGTGACCGCGACCCTCGACGACGCCGTGAGCGACGACGACCTGCTGGCCACGCAGGTGACCGTGGCGGAGAAGATCGCCGAGCAGGACGACGTGGTCGCGGTGGCCCCCGTCGCGACGTCGGACGACAACACGCTCCTCGCCTTCCAGGTGCTGCCCGCCGAAGGCCCGAACAGCGCCTCCACCGAGAAGCTGGTGCAGGATCTGCGGGGTCTCCCCGAGATCGACGGCGGCATCACCCTCGGCGTCGCCGGTCAGGCCGCCACCAACATCGACATCTCCGAGGCTCTGGCGAGCGTGCTCCCGCTGTACCTCGTGGTCGTCGTGGGCCTGTCGCTGCTCATCATGATCGTCGTGTTCCGCTCGCTGCTCGTGCCGCTCATCGCCACAGGAGGGTTCGTGCTGTCGCTGTTCGCGACGTACGGGCTCATCGTCGCGGTGTTCCAGTGGGGGTGGGGCGCCGACCTCATCGGGTTGCACAGCACCGGTCCGATCCTGAGCTTCCTGCCGGTGATCCTCGTCGGCATCCTGTTCGGACTCGCGATGGACTACCAGCTCTTCCTCGCGTCGGGGATGCGGGAGGCCTATGTTCACGGCGCCTCCGCGCGCGATGCCGTGGCGCAGGGCTTCCGAGCCGGGCGCTCGGTCGTCATCGCGGCCGCGCTCATCATGGTGTCGGTGTTCGGCGGGTTCGTGTTCTCGGAGTCGACCATCATCCGGTCCATCGGGTTCGGTCTCGCGTTCGGCGTGCTGCTCGACGCGTTCGTGGTGCGGATGCTGCTGATGCCCGCGCTCATGCACCTGCTCGGACGCTCGGCCTGGTGGCTGCCGAAGTGGCTCGACCGCATCATCCCGAACGTCGACATGGAGGGCGCGGCGCTGGAGCGGGACCACCCCAGCGTGCACACCGACTCCGTCCCCACCGTGGAGCCCCCGCGCACCCGTCGCGGCTGA